In one window of Thalassotalea agarivorans DNA:
- a CDS encoding tetratricopeptide repeat-containing sulfotransferase family protein has product MEQLKQLRQQLNAAMHRRDISTALQVADKICSYTTATEQDYEMVLSMYSQTTHYDNLKSATKLAIHAFPSNASFYYTYYQALRFFRETESAKNALQEAIRLAPNQAEWQLDLGNWYREHGEFDAAIKVFERVIKTTPHLYKTYWYLSSIQPILNSDALALLKKMFAQENVNQSDAKTYIGYALFNHYHAQQAHEKAFHYLTVAAEHRKSLAPFNINKERADTNALLDIFNKSYIKSNLPAVDLKTDSKPIFICGLPRSGTTLCEQILSSHSEVTGGDEIFAFSEAVASIVEENNVTSPYPALFKELDKGHYHEIAQNYLYRTTYLQNTPLFTDKMLLNYKVVGAILLAFQQSKLVFCTRDPMDTLFACYRQILGSGNQYSYCLDQMSDMIVMYHQLLKHWQKLFPQRVFHLQYEQLVEHPERTIKALVASAELDWQTQCLHFYENERPVHTLSNTQVRKPINKQHVASWKCYQKQLQKYHEKFVEKGLYTF; this is encoded by the coding sequence GTGGAACAATTAAAACAACTAAGGCAACAACTTAACGCTGCAATGCATCGCAGAGATATAAGCACTGCGTTACAAGTCGCTGATAAGATTTGCTCTTATACGACAGCAACGGAACAAGACTATGAAATGGTCTTATCTATGTATAGCCAAACTACCCATTACGACAACCTCAAAAGCGCAACTAAATTAGCCATTCATGCCTTTCCATCCAACGCTAGTTTTTACTATACGTATTACCAAGCCTTGCGTTTTTTTCGAGAGACAGAGAGCGCTAAGAACGCGCTACAAGAAGCGATTAGGCTAGCGCCAAACCAAGCGGAGTGGCAACTTGATTTAGGGAATTGGTATCGAGAACATGGTGAGTTCGACGCAGCGATAAAAGTATTTGAGCGTGTTATTAAAACAACACCACATTTGTATAAAACCTACTGGTATCTCAGTAGTATCCAACCAATACTTAACAGCGATGCGTTGGCCCTGTTAAAGAAGATGTTTGCTCAGGAAAACGTCAATCAATCGGATGCAAAAACCTACATTGGTTACGCCCTTTTTAATCATTACCATGCACAACAAGCCCATGAAAAAGCGTTCCACTATTTGACAGTTGCAGCTGAACATCGCAAAAGTTTAGCGCCGTTCAATATTAATAAAGAACGCGCAGATACTAACGCGCTTTTAGACATATTCAATAAATCCTACATCAAATCAAATCTACCGGCGGTTGATCTAAAGACCGATAGTAAGCCTATTTTTATTTGTGGCTTGCCTCGCAGTGGCACGACCCTATGCGAGCAAATTCTTTCAAGCCATAGTGAAGTTACCGGCGGTGATGAGATTTTTGCTTTTTCAGAAGCGGTCGCAAGTATCGTTGAAGAAAATAACGTTACTTCGCCATATCCAGCTTTGTTTAAGGAATTGGATAAAGGCCATTATCACGAAATCGCTCAAAACTACTTGTATCGCACAACATATTTGCAAAACACACCTCTTTTTACAGACAAAATGTTATTGAACTACAAGGTAGTTGGTGCGATTCTGCTCGCGTTCCAGCAAAGTAAACTGGTGTTTTGCACGCGTGATCCGATGGACACCTTATTTGCGTGTTATCGCCAAATACTTGGCAGTGGTAATCAATACTCTTACTGTTTAGATCAAATGAGTGACATGATTGTGATGTATCACCAACTTTTAAAACATTGGCAGAAGCTATTTCCACAGCGTGTTTTTCATCTGCAATATGAGCAGCTAGTCGAGCATCCCGAGCGGACAATCAAAGCACTTGTTGCTAGTGCCGAGCTAGATTGGCAAACTCAATGTTTGCACTTTTATGAAAATGAACGCCCTGTGCATACCTTAAGTAACACGCAAGTGCGTAAACCAATAAACAAACAGCACGTTGCGAGTTGGAAGTGCTATCAAAAGCAATTACAAAAGTATCATGAAAAGTTTGTTGAGAAGGGGCTCTATACTTTTTGA
- a CDS encoding tryptophan halogenase family protein produces MSEKIRHIVIVGGGTAGWLTANHLAKQLQPSSNTDVTITLVESPNIPTVGVGEGTVPMMRQSLQYLGISETDFLQQCDATFKQGIKFVNWEHNPADKGEHSYHHIFDYPAPADIDSTLYWLNSNTHQSFVDAVSIQGRVCDNNLAPKLITTPEYQGAVSYAYHLDAAKFAKLLTKHATDMGVKHVKATVEQVETAPLGDISAIITKELGAISGDFFVDCTGFQSLLLGKTLDVSFIDQSDVLFADRALAVQVPYVAPSDEIPSYTIASAQDAGWIWDIGLTTRRGTGYVFSSKYCSDEQAKYTLAQYLGDDALVEGARFIDMNIGYREKFWFKNCAAIGLSQGFVEPLEATGLLVFDATARMLAEQFPTFKEQMPLMADCFNERVKASWLHVIDFIKLHYCISKRDDTPFWRDNRSLASIPLSLQQKLERWALQPPHAYDFENKFSVFNKENYLYVLYGMHFDTDATHLAYKAGQEEHAKAYFQQLEQHCQTALDRLPKHRELLEKIKRFGLQKV; encoded by the coding sequence ATGTCTGAGAAAATACGTCATATTGTCATCGTCGGTGGCGGTACTGCCGGCTGGCTTACGGCGAATCATTTAGCCAAACAACTCCAACCAAGTTCAAATACTGATGTAACGATTACGTTAGTCGAATCGCCCAATATTCCAACGGTAGGTGTTGGCGAAGGGACTGTGCCTATGATGCGTCAATCGTTGCAGTACCTTGGCATATCAGAAACCGATTTTCTGCAACAATGTGATGCCACATTTAAACAAGGTATTAAGTTTGTAAATTGGGAGCACAATCCAGCCGATAAAGGCGAGCATAGTTATCATCATATTTTTGATTATCCTGCGCCAGCCGACATTGATTCAACATTGTATTGGCTAAATAGTAACACCCATCAAAGCTTTGTTGATGCGGTTTCTATTCAGGGGAGAGTGTGCGACAACAACTTGGCGCCAAAACTCATCACTACGCCGGAATATCAGGGTGCGGTTTCTTACGCCTACCATCTTGATGCCGCAAAGTTTGCAAAATTACTGACTAAGCATGCGACCGACATGGGCGTAAAGCATGTAAAGGCGACGGTTGAGCAGGTTGAAACAGCGCCTTTAGGTGATATCTCTGCGATTATCACTAAAGAATTAGGTGCCATTTCTGGTGATTTTTTTGTCGATTGTACTGGCTTTCAAAGTTTGCTGTTGGGTAAAACGCTTGATGTTAGCTTCATTGATCAAAGTGACGTCCTTTTTGCCGATAGAGCGCTTGCTGTTCAGGTGCCTTACGTTGCGCCATCAGATGAAATTCCCTCCTACACCATTGCATCGGCTCAAGATGCAGGCTGGATTTGGGATATTGGACTAACGACGAGGCGAGGCACTGGTTATGTCTTTTCATCTAAATACTGTAGTGACGAACAAGCTAAATACACGCTAGCACAATACCTAGGTGATGACGCTTTAGTCGAAGGTGCTCGCTTTATCGACATGAATATTGGTTATCGAGAAAAGTTTTGGTTCAAAAACTGTGCGGCAATAGGTCTTTCTCAGGGGTTTGTTGAACCGCTGGAGGCTACAGGCCTTTTAGTCTTTGATGCTACAGCCCGAATGTTAGCAGAGCAGTTTCCTACCTTTAAAGAACAAATGCCACTAATGGCTGATTGTTTTAATGAGCGCGTCAAAGCCAGTTGGTTGCATGTTATAGATTTTATTAAATTGCATTACTGTATTAGCAAGCGAGACGATACGCCTTTCTGGCGTGACAATCGTTCATTAGCTTCTATTCCATTATCATTACAACAAAAGCTGGAACGATGGGCGTTGCAGCCCCCACATGCGTATGACTTTGAGAATAAATTTTCTGTCTTCAATAAAGAAAATTACCTTTATGTGCTTTATGGCATGCACTTTGACACTGACGCGACTCACTTGGCATACAAAGCGGGGCAAGAAGAACACGCTAAGGCGTATTTTCAGCAATTAGAGCAACATTGTCAGACAGCGTTAGACAGACTGCCTAAACATCGCGAGCTTTTAGAAAAAATAAAACGTTTTGGTCTTCAAAAAGTATAG
- a CDS encoding SapC family protein: MSSFKPLNFELHSELKVKPITSFPGLETQQIVPVAAHEFATAGSEMPVVFVKNAETGAFQAVALLGLNQKENVFYQDEKWRGHYIPSILTHQPFALMPSVSDETQLQLLINEESPLVNKTEGEGLFDDVGNESEYLTQRKNALGRYFENAQVTTAFVKMLSDMGLLKEQQLTLNFSGDKILIEGVYLVDEKALAQLSDEDYLTLREKGFIALIYHHLGSLHQLKNVARLKASN, encoded by the coding sequence ATGTCTTCTTTCAAACCACTCAATTTTGAGCTTCATAGTGAACTTAAAGTAAAACCAATCACTTCTTTTCCTGGGCTTGAAACACAACAAATTGTGCCAGTAGCGGCGCATGAATTCGCGACAGCGGGTTCGGAGATGCCAGTAGTGTTTGTGAAGAATGCAGAAACTGGTGCATTTCAAGCGGTAGCATTGCTGGGCTTAAACCAGAAAGAAAATGTATTTTATCAAGATGAAAAATGGCGTGGTCATTATATTCCGAGTATTTTAACTCACCAGCCTTTTGCGCTAATGCCTTCTGTGTCTGACGAAACGCAATTGCAGTTGTTGATCAACGAAGAAAGCCCTTTGGTTAACAAGACTGAAGGTGAAGGTCTATTTGATGATGTTGGTAACGAAAGTGAGTATTTAACGCAACGCAAGAATGCACTCGGTCGCTATTTTGAAAATGCACAGGTAACAACGGCTTTTGTTAAAATGTTGTCTGATATGGGCCTGTTAAAAGAGCAACAACTGACACTTAACTTTAGTGGTGACAAAATCCTTATTGAAGGAGTCTATTTAGTTGACGAAAAAGCGCTTGCTCAGCTTTCAGATGAAGATTATCTGACGTTGCGTGAAAAAGGTTTTATCGCCTTAATTTATCATCATCTTGGTTCGCTTCATCAGCTAAAAAATGTTGCTCGCTTAAAAGCAAGTAACTAG
- a CDS encoding TonB-dependent receptor, which yields MSSKTFKKGILATSIAMAVAGVSAPMAIAAEEANATNDETEVIEVRGLRGSLKENINAKRFSDGVVDVITAEDIGKFPDRNVAESLARIPGVTIQRQFGEGSAVSIRGAGAEFTKTTLNGQNVASTGWFVLEPAKRSFNYELLPSELVGDLEVYKSAQADLIEGGVGGTVIVNTRTPLELDANTVYASLEGEHSDDSGEVSPQLSGMYSWKNDAENFGVLVSAVAQERALQRQGNEAFWEWGAGPVAFEQDRKRSALTVALEYAPTENLSFVFNALDMKMEADNTNYALWLTQGDTSWSGNTPDACLGGNCVNPRGTAVQGQLATGYYQARPREATMNSDVIDLVTTYEADSFTLDVQIGRTTSTGGTDFEMVVDDGVNTPIVDGTYDFTGDELTWSLPNGIGGQSMADYDPGSLLMGTGTAFNKTPKTDEETYAQIDLELPLDMDFISSVKMGARVGQHNTTSRQMYLDQEAGFNNRISTADLRVGTIDVGYGDYQISKFDVDAIKAWAKASIVGETEELGAYSEIDETNTALYVMANYGGENFRGNFGVRYVQTDATSTYYLDGNKTEAEGDYSEILPSFTLAYDLTDEVVLRAAAARVMARPQYNDMYTNPSAVGANDDVPDNQFWIMGNVDLDPFLANQFEIGVEWYFNESSLLSATVFMKQVENFISIAETYNVATEDLPNGSYDTANMRPDEIANGWTVQEKQNSKKGDVSGLELQYQQDFSNGFGLLANYTYTDTSTDSDTFTDMNPFLSDSSDHVFNATGYYENDDFSVRVSYNYRSEYMLREEGAYGNRLHDGFGTLDISGVYHVTENIDLSLDVINATGEDSLQFGNNAFQTNASGFADGFPLYQYEMATRVVAGVAVRF from the coding sequence ATGTCATCTAAAACTTTTAAAAAAGGCATCTTAGCAACTTCAATCGCAATGGCTGTCGCTGGTGTATCTGCACCAATGGCAATTGCAGCTGAAGAAGCTAATGCTACTAATGACGAAACAGAAGTAATTGAAGTCCGCGGTTTACGTGGTTCTTTAAAAGAAAATATCAATGCGAAACGTTTTTCTGACGGCGTAGTTGATGTAATCACAGCAGAAGATATTGGTAAGTTTCCAGACAGAAACGTAGCTGAATCTTTAGCGCGTATTCCGGGTGTAACTATCCAAAGACAATTTGGTGAAGGTTCTGCAGTATCAATTCGTGGTGCTGGTGCTGAATTCACTAAAACAACGTTAAATGGTCAAAACGTTGCTTCAACAGGTTGGTTCGTATTAGAGCCGGCTAAGCGTAGTTTTAACTATGAGTTGCTTCCATCTGAACTTGTTGGTGACTTAGAAGTTTACAAGTCTGCTCAAGCTGACCTAATTGAAGGTGGTGTTGGTGGTACTGTAATTGTAAACACGCGCACTCCGCTAGAGTTAGACGCCAATACTGTTTACGCTTCATTAGAAGGCGAACATTCTGACGATTCAGGTGAAGTATCACCTCAACTTTCAGGTATGTATAGCTGGAAAAACGATGCAGAAAACTTTGGTGTTTTAGTATCAGCTGTAGCACAAGAGCGTGCTCTTCAGCGTCAAGGTAACGAAGCATTCTGGGAATGGGGTGCAGGTCCGGTTGCATTCGAACAAGATCGTAAGCGTAGCGCTTTAACTGTAGCTTTAGAATACGCACCGACTGAAAACCTTTCTTTTGTATTTAATGCGCTAGACATGAAAATGGAAGCGGACAATACAAACTACGCATTATGGTTAACGCAAGGTGATACATCTTGGTCAGGTAATACACCAGATGCATGTTTAGGTGGTAATTGTGTAAACCCTCGTGGTACAGCTGTTCAAGGTCAACTAGCAACAGGTTACTATCAAGCGCGTCCTCGTGAAGCGACAATGAATTCTGATGTTATCGATTTAGTAACAACATATGAAGCTGATAGCTTCACTTTAGATGTTCAAATCGGTAGAACAACATCAACAGGTGGTACTGACTTTGAAATGGTTGTTGATGACGGTGTAAACACACCTATCGTAGACGGCACATATGACTTTACTGGTGACGAGTTAACTTGGTCATTACCAAATGGTATCGGCGGCCAATCTATGGCTGACTATGACCCAGGTTCATTACTAATGGGTACTGGTACTGCATTCAACAAAACACCGAAAACTGACGAAGAAACTTACGCACAAATTGATTTAGAGCTTCCACTAGATATGGACTTTATCTCAAGCGTTAAGATGGGTGCTCGTGTTGGTCAACACAACACAACTTCTCGTCAAATGTACTTAGATCAAGAAGCTGGTTTTAATAACCGTATTTCTACAGCTGACCTACGTGTTGGTACAATTGATGTAGGCTACGGCGACTACCAAATTTCAAAATTTGACGTAGATGCAATCAAAGCATGGGCGAAAGCAAGTATCGTTGGTGAAACTGAAGAGCTTGGTGCTTACAGTGAAATTGATGAAACCAACACTGCGCTATACGTAATGGCTAACTACGGTGGTGAAAACTTCCGCGGTAACTTTGGTGTTCGTTACGTACAAACTGATGCAACATCTACATATTACTTAGACGGTAATAAAACAGAAGCAGAAGGTGACTACAGCGAAATTCTTCCAAGTTTCACATTAGCGTATGACCTAACTGATGAAGTTGTTCTTCGTGCAGCTGCTGCGCGTGTAATGGCACGTCCTCAGTATAACGATATGTATACTAACCCAAGTGCGGTTGGTGCAAACGATGATGTACCAGATAACCAATTCTGGATCATGGGTAACGTTGATTTGGATCCGTTCTTAGCAAACCAGTTTGAAATTGGTGTTGAGTGGTACTTCAACGAGAGTTCTCTACTTTCTGCAACAGTATTTATGAAGCAAGTAGAAAACTTCATCAGCATTGCTGAGACATACAATGTTGCGACAGAAGACTTACCAAATGGTAGTTACGACACAGCAAACATGCGCCCTGATGAAATCGCAAACGGTTGGACAGTTCAAGAGAAGCAAAACTCGAAAAAAGGTGATGTTTCTGGTTTAGAACTTCAATACCAACAAGATTTCAGCAACGGTTTCGGTTTGTTAGCTAACTATACATACACTGATACGTCGACTGATTCTGATACGTTTACAGATATGAACCCGTTCTTAAGTGACAGTTCAGATCACGTATTCAATGCGACGGGTTACTATGAAAACGATGATTTCTCAGTACGCGTTTCATACAACTACCGTAGCGAATACATGTTACGTGAAGAAGGTGCATACGGTAACCGTTTACACGATGGTTTCGGTACACTTGATATCAGCGGTGTATACCACGTAACTGAGAACATTGATTTGTCACTTGACGTAATCAATGCGACAGGTGAAGACTCATTGCAATTTGGTAACAATGCGTTCCAAACAAATGCAAGTGGCTTTGCTGACGGCTTCCCACTATACCAATATGAAATGGCAACACGTGTTGTTGCTGGTGTAGCGGTTCGCTTCTAA
- a CDS encoding LacI family DNA-binding transcriptional regulator — translation MSKATINEVAKEAGVSIKTVSRVMNNEPSVRTATREKVLAAVAKLHYQPNLAARNLAGTKSYSLAYIYDNPNAYYVIDMQEGILSACRQQGFELVIHPCSAKNENIVEEISEMVKHSRVSGLILTPPFSERPDFVKALMALDINIVRIMSGDAVPDDLTPCIMVNDHEAAYTITQHLLSLGHKQIGFIAGDSSHQSTVERLKGYKKALADANVSLDESLIYNGNYSFETGVDGAKHLLANKAKPTAIFSCNDEIAAGALFAARLMNVSIPGELSLAGFENSPFSRQTWPRLTTADQPNKEIAENAANLLIAQGRKQKPTHVSMQYTPQLVKRDSTSLKEQ, via the coding sequence ATGTCTAAAGCAACAATAAATGAAGTGGCTAAAGAAGCCGGCGTTTCAATAAAAACGGTTTCTCGAGTAATGAACAATGAGCCGTCAGTGAGAACGGCAACGCGAGAAAAAGTCTTAGCGGCAGTGGCGAAATTACATTATCAGCCCAACTTAGCAGCTCGCAACCTCGCTGGCACTAAATCTTATAGTTTGGCGTATATATACGACAATCCAAATGCTTACTATGTTATTGATATGCAGGAAGGTATTTTATCTGCTTGTCGGCAACAGGGTTTTGAACTTGTCATTCATCCTTGTAGCGCTAAGAACGAAAATATTGTTGAAGAAATCAGTGAAATGGTGAAGCACTCTCGCGTCTCTGGTTTGATACTTACACCGCCATTTTCCGAACGACCTGACTTTGTTAAAGCGCTGATGGCTCTTGACATAAATATAGTCCGAATTATGTCTGGCGATGCCGTACCTGACGACCTAACACCTTGCATTATGGTAAACGACCATGAAGCAGCCTATACCATTACTCAGCATTTATTGTCTCTCGGTCATAAGCAAATTGGTTTTATAGCAGGGGATTCAAGTCACCAATCTACGGTTGAGCGACTCAAAGGTTACAAGAAGGCCCTAGCTGATGCCAATGTGTCACTTGATGAATCACTGATATACAACGGCAACTACTCTTTTGAAACGGGTGTAGACGGTGCAAAACATTTACTTGCAAATAAGGCTAAACCTACGGCGATTTTTAGTTGTAACGATGAGATAGCGGCAGGTGCATTATTCGCTGCTCGACTTATGAATGTCTCGATACCTGGGGAGCTGTCGCTTGCGGGATTTGAGAACAGTCCCTTCTCTAGACAAACGTGGCCTCGATTAACAACCGCAGATCAACCAAACAAAGAAATCGCGGAAAATGCGGCAAACTTACTGATAGCACAAGGCCGTAAGCAAAAACCTACGCATGTTTCAATGCAGTACACGCCGCAACTGGTAAAAAGGGACTCAACATCGCTGAAAGAGCAATAG
- a CDS encoding ribonuclease E inhibitor RraB, with protein MYFPNDDTGNVLADMAEAGVDLSVEHNVVYFHLFENKDDAQALAAHIETQYQEYQVTLKPDEIPNVWDVDCVVKQIPSYDNIVEQEQWFEKLSAKFNGYNDGWGIEIND; from the coding sequence GTGTACTTTCCTAATGATGATACAGGCAATGTATTAGCCGATATGGCTGAAGCAGGTGTTGATTTATCGGTCGAGCATAATGTTGTTTATTTCCACTTATTTGAAAATAAAGACGACGCACAAGCATTAGCTGCCCACATAGAAACGCAATACCAAGAGTACCAAGTCACGCTCAAACCCGATGAAATACCAAATGTTTGGGATGTCGATTGTGTAGTTAAGCAGATACCAAGCTACGACAATATTGTTGAGCAAGAGCAGTGGTTTGAAAAATTGTCAGCAAAGTTTAATGGCTACAATGATGGCTGGGGTATTGAAATAAATGATTAG
- a CDS encoding Rossmann-fold NAD(P)-binding domain-containing protein: MSVTIIGCGWLGAPLAQALKSQQMGVNGTSRSDTGVAKLERQGIDAFECQLPLTEQAQMQFNDTIVIAITPGLKRGKKDYADNILSVCDMAKKTEKRIILVSSTGVFENHIGDVDEQTAPDLSSEKATLLNQAEQHVLNASEYNAVLRLSGLIGEDRHPGNFLRKAQTISATQAINLIHQQDAIGLLLKLIESPKLGGIFHGVSHCHLSKYEFYKMAAQSIGRQFNALPNNDDGKNRIVMDAITRDRLNYSYQVDDLVHWINN, encoded by the coding sequence GTGTCGGTAACAATAATAGGGTGTGGGTGGTTAGGTGCGCCACTTGCTCAAGCGTTAAAAAGTCAGCAAATGGGCGTCAACGGTACTTCGCGCAGCGATACAGGTGTCGCTAAACTTGAGCGACAGGGCATAGATGCATTTGAATGCCAGTTGCCACTAACTGAACAGGCGCAAATGCAGTTTAATGACACCATAGTGATTGCGATAACACCGGGGCTCAAACGTGGCAAAAAGGATTATGCTGATAACATCCTAAGTGTCTGTGATATGGCGAAAAAAACAGAAAAACGCATCATACTAGTGAGCTCTACAGGCGTATTTGAGAATCACATCGGTGACGTCGATGAGCAAACAGCTCCGGACCTTTCTTCAGAAAAAGCGACTTTACTCAATCAAGCAGAGCAACATGTACTAAATGCAAGTGAATATAATGCGGTACTAAGGCTATCGGGGCTGATTGGTGAAGACAGGCATCCCGGCAACTTTCTTAGAAAGGCTCAAACTATTAGTGCCACACAAGCTATTAATTTGATACACCAGCAAGATGCAATAGGTTTACTACTTAAATTGATAGAAAGCCCTAAACTTGGCGGCATATTTCATGGTGTTAGTCACTGCCATCTAAGCAAATATGAATTTTATAAAATGGCGGCACAATCGATAGGTCGCCAGTTTAATGCTCTGCCGAATAATGATGACGGTAAAAATAGAATAGTTATGGACGCCATCACTAGAGATCGGCTAAATTACAGCTATCAAGTAGATGACTTAGTGCATTGGATAAATAATTAA
- a CDS encoding nuclear transport factor 2 family protein, producing MKKIMLIVLCCVVQLKVYASDIEKAQNNLLDGFHQAASEANYDAYFGALTPQAIFLGTDATERWTKDMFSDYVKPYFDKGIGWTYTPTKRLITQVNAEVAFFDELLHNDNYGQTRGSGVLVKTAKGWQIAQYNLSIPMPNDIAKLLVKQIRQYQKNEQRK from the coding sequence ATGAAAAAAATAATGCTAATCGTGCTTTGCTGCGTCGTGCAATTGAAGGTTTACGCAAGCGATATTGAAAAAGCGCAAAACAATCTGCTCGACGGCTTTCATCAAGCAGCGTCCGAAGCAAATTATGACGCTTATTTTGGTGCATTAACACCACAAGCAATATTTTTAGGTACCGATGCCACGGAACGTTGGACAAAAGACATGTTTTCCGACTATGTAAAACCTTATTTCGATAAAGGTATTGGGTGGACATATACTCCAACCAAGCGCCTAATAACGCAGGTTAATGCGGAGGTCGCCTTTTTTGATGAATTGCTGCATAACGATAATTATGGCCAAACCAGAGGTTCGGGTGTTTTAGTAAAAACAGCTAAAGGTTGGCAAATAGCGCAATACAATTTGTCTATACCCATGCCAAATGACATCGCAAAACTTCTTGTAAAACAAATTCGTCAATATCAGAAAAATGAGCAACGTAAATAA
- a CDS encoding GNAT family N-acetyltransferase: MMKYIIRSPQTPEEFEQYYQLRYQILRQPWQQPIGSEKDELEDSSKHIIAVDKSGMVVAVGRIHQASASEAQIRYMAVQESSQGEGLGAMVIEALEQWAKSKNLNTVVLNARENALAFYLKLGYRELGFSHCLYGEVNHFKMAKDLL; the protein is encoded by the coding sequence ATGATGAAATATATTATTCGAAGCCCACAAACGCCTGAAGAGTTTGAGCAGTATTACCAGTTGCGCTATCAAATCCTGCGACAGCCTTGGCAACAGCCAATAGGTTCTGAAAAAGATGAGTTAGAAGATAGTAGCAAGCACATTATCGCTGTAGACAAATCAGGAATGGTTGTGGCCGTAGGCAGAATTCATCAAGCGTCAGCATCTGAAGCACAAATTCGCTACATGGCGGTACAAGAGAGTTCCCAAGGTGAAGGGCTTGGTGCAATGGTGATTGAAGCATTGGAACAATGGGCGAAGAGCAAAAATCTCAACACTGTGGTGCTTAACGCTCGCGAAAATGCGTTGGCATTTTATCTTAAACTAGGTTATCGAGAGTTAGGGTTTAGCCACTGCCTTTATGGCGAGGTGAACCATTTTAAAATGGCGAAGGATTTACTATGA
- the dtd gene encoding D-aminoacyl-tRNA deacylase, with translation MIALIQRVSHANVAVDNETVGEISKGLLVLLAIEPEDDEAKAKRLAERVSGYRIFEDDNGKMNLNVSQASGDILVVSQFTLAADTTRGMRPSFTSAAAPDMSKSLYKYFTQCLREKGFKAPTGRFGADMKVSLLNDGPVTFQLKV, from the coding sequence ATGATTGCGCTCATTCAACGTGTATCGCATGCCAACGTTGCTGTAGACAACGAGACTGTAGGTGAAATAAGTAAAGGCTTATTAGTTTTGCTTGCGATAGAGCCAGAAGACGATGAAGCAAAGGCTAAACGCTTAGCAGAGCGTGTTTCGGGCTATCGCATTTTTGAAGATGACAATGGAAAAATGAATTTAAATGTATCACAGGCTAGTGGCGATATTTTAGTGGTATCACAATTCACTTTAGCTGCTGATACAACGCGCGGAATGCGCCCTAGCTTTACAAGTGCTGCTGCACCAGATATGTCGAAATCTCTCTATAAATACTTTACGCAATGCCTGCGTGAAAAAGGGTTTAAAGCGCCTACAGGTCGCTTTGGTGCAGATATGAAAGTGTCGTTATTAAATGATGGACCGGTTACCTTTCAACTAAAGGTGTAA